From Acidobacteriota bacterium:
GCCGCGCTCAACCTCATCAACAAAGCATTCCCGGATGCCTTCGGACCAGGACCGGAAGCACGAGGCCACGGGATGGCGGATTGGGTAGTCAATCCGGTACGGGTGACCCCGTTTGGAAAGGCCGTTTCAGCCACTTCCAAACGGGAAGCCACGTGCGAACACCAAATGTATGGTTCAGTCAGTCAGGCACGACCTTCAGCTCCAATTCTTGGTCTTGGGACGAAGGTCTGTCAGATTTGATTATATTTTTGGTAACTATGATGGATTTTACCTTCACTGGCTCTCAAGCGACTCAAACCCATTCGCGATGAAGTCCTCAGATTCGAAAACAGGTAAGCAGTTCAATTAAATAAACTTAGGGAGTCGGAAGAAAATAAAATCCCACTGAAATCGGGTCAGGGTTCAGGGTTCCTAATCCCCCCGGATTTTGTGGGGTAAGCTCAAAAATGAGTCCAAAAGCCCTAAAAATGGCCTGTTTTGAGCTGTTTTACCTATCACCCACAAAAATGTGGTTTAGCTAAGTCCTTTGTTTTCAATATAAGACTAATCACCCTACAAAATCCGGGGGGATTAGCAGGGTTTAGGGTTTCGGCGATGAAGCGACTGATCCCAGGCAAGATTAAGACTGGGGAACTGGCGGTACCATTCAACGTGGAGTATCTGGCCCTAAACCCTAAACCTTGTCATTACCCAAATTTTTTTGTTTCTCCAAAATTGGCCTCAATCGCCCTCGTAAGTTGTTGATTCTCAATTCAAGCATTTTCAAGGCAATCACTGGTCAACTGAGACAATAATCGAAAAACAATTTCAGTAATTCGTTGAATTCGCTGAAGTTAGAAGCACATCAAAAAAATTCGGGTAATGACAAAACCCTGAACCCTGAACCCTGGTGGTATGATATTTCCATCCGACTCCCTTAGTGAACTACTGCCTACTGACCTGCAAACTGGTATCAATTTTGTGTTTTTTCATTTCCGCACCGTCAGTTGACCACTCATTGAAAAATCTGCAACCCTGGATTGCACCAGCGCAATTCTTCATTGATCGGAGAAAAAAACTATGGCACGACTTTCACATTGGCTTCGGTTGACGGCGTGTTTCCTCGCACTGTTCAGCATTGTTTTTGGATTAACCTCCCCGCTCACATGGGCAGAATCTGATTGCCCGGAGTGCGGCGACCAGCGGGACCGAGGAAGAATTCGTGACCGAGATCAAGATCGAGACCGGGACCGGGACTGGCAACGCAATCGCGACCGCTATGACGACCGCTATGACAGTGAGGCAACCGTGTATCTGGCCTATCGTTCGGTTAACCAGCAACGCATCCTGGTTTCAAGCTGGGATGGTGGCCGGTGGAGCTATGGCCAGGAAATCAAAGACGCCCTCAGCGACGTCGCTCCTGACATTTGCAGTGATGGTCGGCAACTCTATCTGGCCTACAAAGGACGGAGTTCAAACAAGATTTTTTACCGAACCAGCGTCAGCGGGTTCGAATGGTCACGCGAACTCGAAGTCAAAAATGCTCAATCCAATGATTCCCCGAGTCTGGCTGTATACCGTGGCGAAGTGTATCTCGCATACAAGGGTGTCAACAGCCCGTCTATCTACATCCGCAAATTTGATGGCCGCAACTGGTCTGGAGAAGAAAAAGTCCCCAACTCTGAATCTTCAACCAGCCCAAACATTGCCGCCTGTGCGGGTGAACTGTATTTAGGATACCGTGGACGCAACTCCAATCGAATCTACCTGCGGGCATACGCCAATGGCCGCTGGTCAAGCAAAACCCAGTTGCCGGATGCCCGCTCGGCCAATACCCCCGCCCTTTCCTGTTATAAAAAGGATCTCTATGTTGTGTACCGGGGTGAATCCAGCAAAAATCTGTACTGGATGAAATGGGATGGTCGCCGCTGGAGCGATGAAAAAACAATTGGCAGTTCTGAAACCAACCAGCCTCCCAGCCTGTTCCGGCAAGGTGGCTATCTCTATGTTGCCTACAAAGGCGGTTCTTCGACCAACGTCTACATCCGCCGCTTTGATGGCTCAAGCTGGGGAAGCGAATTAAAAGTGCCGGAACTGGAGTCGGTTGATACTCCATCGGCGATTGGAAGCTAGTTGAGCGAAATAGTGAAATAGTGAAATAGTGAAGGAGTCAGGCAACTCAGCCTTGATTCTCAGAAGTAGTTTTGCTCCCTCCCTCAACTTTGTATTTTCCCTCCTTCGCTATTTTGCTATTTTGCTATTTTGCTCATCACTCAGAAAGAAAGCCGGAACCCAAGTTGAAACTGACGGGCGGCAAAGGCGCTCCGCCAGCGATCCGGAGGAGCACTATAGCGGCTTCCCTGCTGTGTCGGCAGATTAAAATTCCCCTGCACATCAGGCGGAAAGACATTGTTTATCTGATTGATATTGGTGTGATTCAAGAGGTTAAAGCCTTCGGCAATCAGTTCCAGACTGACGGTTTCTTTGAGTTTCAAGGTGCGGGTCAGGCGCAAATCCACAGTCGCCAGTCCGGGTGTGATTCCCACATTGCGCCCAAGCGGCACGCCATTGACCAGCGGGCGATCAGCCGGGGGGAAATCTCCATTCATATTCACATCAATTCCGGCAAGCAAATTGTAAGGTCGGCCTGATTCCAACCGAATGATGGTCGCGATGCGATAGTCTCTCAGCAGTGGGTGACGAAAAAAATTTGGCTTCCATTGACCTGAAGCAATAAACCGATGCCGAACATCCTGAACCGATAACCCTCGTTCCAGGGCTGGCTGTAATGAATTGTGGGCGGTTGCAAGATCGCCGCGAATCGGATCCAGAAAATTATCTATCGCCTTTGAAAACGTGTAATGGGCTGAAAACCCAACCGTTTCTGATGGATGGCGACTCAGCGCGAGGGTCATTCCGTGGTAAGAACTTCCGAACCCGGATTCAAGCTGAGGAGTTGGTCCTCGTGTCGGGTCAACCCGCCCCACTAACACCCCCTGCAAGGGGTTGCCGGGAACTGGTCGAACCACCGGGTTAATGTCACGCACAGCCACCAGTCTCCGGCCTTGAACCAGGGAATAGGTTGCTGAAACGGTCCATTTTCGGGCCACCAACCAGTTCAATTCCAAAACCGCCTGCTGGGTATAGCTTTGCTTGAGGTTTGGATCAACGACTAATTTGAACTGAAACTGCGGAAACACAGGAAAATCCGATGGTGGGTCATCAGCCACAGGGAGCCCATTTCCCGGTGACCCAAAAGCCAGGATTGAAAACGGAAAGGGAATCCCAATCAACTTGAGCCGGTTGGTCGTTGTCAAGTTGGAAAAAACAAGCGAACTGAACGGAGTAACCGCAAAAAACATCCCGTATGAAGCGCGAATATTGAGCCGTGGCACCTGGGTCGGGTTATAGGAGAGTGCAAATCGGGGGCTCCAGGTTCGCTTGGTGGTTGGGAGAATGGAGGCGGCTTCAAGGTCAAATCGCAGACCAGCTTTCAGCAGCAGATTAGGCCGCACGGTCCACTCATCTTGAGCAAAGGCTGAAGCATAGGTAACTTCTCCAACATCAGTCCGTGGCTGGCCAAATCCTTGCTGGAAGCCCATCGGGAGTCCAAGCCGATCGAGTGGTGTGTTGGCTGGAAATTGTGGAAACTGCTGAGGTAACACCGTTGCCAGAAACCGCAAGAAAGCTCGCTGTTCCGTACTGCGCAAGGTTGGGTCAAATGCCTCCAGGGCAGTAAAGGTAATTGGGGCTGGTCGCCCCGGAACGGAAAATGAAAGCGGTAAAAAACTGGCCAAACCTTTCTGGACAGAGGTAATGGAGGCAACACCGGGAGCGTGGAGAAAATCACCTCCGAATTTTATTTGGTGAGTGCCGTGCACAAGAGCGACCGTATCGCTCAATTGAAATATATTTACATCCCGATCACCAGGTACCAGCGTGCTTTGCCCAAAGATCACGTTCCCGCCGGATGCCACCAAATTGACCTGCCCTCCGGATGAAGGAGGCTGAACTTGTTGAGTTCGATGGCTTATTAAAAACCGGGTTTCATTCACCAAATTGAGCCTTGCATTCACATATATCGCCCCCAGGGCACCACTCGTATCTCGAAGCCGCTGCAATCCGGCAGAGGTTTCAGCCGTCAACCCACCAAAAGGCTCAAAGTTCCCGTCATAGTTGAATGTGTCATTAAACCGCATCCAGAAGGTGGTACTTGGAGTCAGATTGATGTCTAGCCTCCCCAGCACCGCGCTATTGCCCACCGAAAACGGAATGGGGCCATTTCGAACCTGAAATCCCTGGCGCTGGATGGAAGCAATCGTCTCATCTGTAATCGTGACAATGTTGCTCTGGCGGATACTTCGCCGCTCAAACGAAGTAAAGAAAAAGGCTTTGTCGCGTTTAATCGGACCTCCGACAATGGCGCCAAACTGGGCTTGTTTAAACGGCGGATCAATCTCTGAGAAGGCATTACGGGCACTGAGTGCTTCGTTACGGAAAAACCCAAACAGTGTGCCGTGAACCGCATTGCTCCCGCCCCGCGTGACAATATTGATAATTCCACCGAGCGAGCGCCCAAATTCAGCCGAGAAGCTATCTGAAATAATCTGGAACTCGCGCACTGATTCCTGACTAAACGTTGACCGACCAGCTCCGACACCAGCGTCATTGTTGTCGAGACCATCCACATTGATATTGTTAAAGCGCGAAGCCTGTCCGTTAAAAGAAAGTTTCGAGGTGGATGAAACTCCCTGCGATGGAATTCGATCTTCGGTCACGCGGGCTGAAGTCCGGGAAAAATCCAGAAAATCCCGCTGATTGATCGGTAAATTGTTGACCAGCAACTGGTTAATAATAGTGCTACTTTCGGTTTTGCGCCGAACCTGGTTTTTCCGAAACTCATCGTCCGACGCAGTGATTTCCATCACTTCCTGTGCGCCTTCAATCACAAGCTGAAAATCAACAGTTTCCGATGTCCCAATGGAAATGGTCACTTCCGACGTCTGTTTGTGAAATCCGGCGGCTTCAACCGTAAGCCGATATAACCCTGGCGGTAATTGTAGCAATCGGAACTGACCGGAGGCATCGGTTTGGGTTTGTCGAATTAAGCCGGTTTCAATACGTTGCGCCATCACATTCACTCCGGCAACGCCTCCACCTTGAACATCAATCACCAAACCCGTCACTTCACCCGTGGTCGCACCTCCCGACTGGGCCAGGGCATGGAAATTGATTGCACTTCCAAAGAATGTTTCTGCTAAGATGACCACACACCAAAACCACAACCTCACATAACTTCTCATTGCAATTACTCCCTTTGGGTATGCCTGGTCTCGTGCCGGTTTTGAGCGATAAGCCCTTATGAAACGGTGTCCATCCTGCAACAGCATCTTCCAAAGTCAGCAACTGTTCTGTCCGCAAGATGGACAAGAGCTGGAAACCGGGTGCATTCTTGACAATAAATATCAGTTGGATGAGTTAATTGGCGAAGGCGGAATGGGTCAGGTCTATCGAGCCACCCATATTCATATTGGGACCCAATTTGCAGTCAAAGTCCTCAAACAGGATCTGGTTTCCGACCCGTCGTCAGTCGAACGATTTCGGCGCGAAGCCAGAGCGGCTGCCCAGATTCGACACCCAAACGCAGTACAGGTCACTGATTTTGGGGCTGACCGGGAATCTGGCATGGTGTATCTGGTGATGGAGTTACTGGATGGAATTTCCCTTCGGACCCGATTGAGTCAAAAAGAACGGTTGTCGCCGGAAGAAATCATGCTGATTCTGGCTCAGGTTTGTTCAGCACTTCATGTAGCCCACTCAAAGGGGATTGTCCATAGAGATATCAAACCTGACAATATCTTTCTCTCTCATTCCGACACCGGCCCCTTTATTGTGAAGGTCCTCGACTTTGGTCTGGCAAAGTTAAAAAAAGCCATTGATGAAACAGCATCATCCATCACCCAGACGGGCACCTTGCTTGGAACGCCATGTTATATGTCACCCGAACAATGCATGGCCGAACCACTCGATACCCGGTCGGATATCTACAGTCTCGGCGTCGTCATTTATCAGATGTTTGTGGGCACCGTGCCCTTTCCCGGACCGGGGATTTCCAAAATTCTCATGCAGCACTGCCAGTTTCCACCGCCCCGACCCCGGCGCAAAGTGCCTGACCTGCCAGTTGTGGTTGAAACGGTGATCCTGCGGGCGCTGGAAAAAGAGCCGGCCAACCGCCAGCAAACCATGGAAGAACTGTTCTTTCAGTTGGAAACCGCGTTTGCGCAGACTGATTACAAAATCCCGATTCCAGCCAAAATCACCTGGCGATCAGCCTCTGGCGAAGCCCCGCTGGCGGAAATTTCGTCTGACAAATTCCTCAATAAGAAAGAGCTTGATTCACAAGAAACAATTGAAAGTAAAGGTGTTGCAGTTGGAACTGCAGAACCGGGACTTTCGATTTCCATGGACCAAAAATTAACCATTCCACCGCCATCCACACCACCCAACCTGTCTGCGATTCACAAACCCAAGGTAAACTTTTCAGATACGGCGGCCATGGCTCAACCCGTATCGTCCCCCCCCTCCAACCCGCTCCTCAAATCACAGCCTTCGCTTGAAGTTCCGGTCCTTGTGACGCCGGAGCCGACTTCTAAATTAAAGTTGATCCTGATGATTGTCGTGGTGCTGGTGGTCGTAGGTACAGGAATTGGTCTGGTGCTAAATTTCAATCGCACGGCTTCCCCGGCTGGGACGCCCGAAAAAACCACCCCTGGAAGCGAAGTACCTCCTGGAATGGTTCTGGTCCCTGGCGGAGCGATGATGATGGGAAATAATGCCTCGACGGATTCGGCTGAAAAGCCGGAACACGAAGTTCAGGTTGGTTCTTTCCTGATTGATACCGTTGAAGTTACCAACGAGGAATTTCTTAAATTCATTCAAGCAACAAACCAGCCAGCACCGCCACATTGGAAAAACGGCACCTATCCACCGGGGGAAGGCAAATACCCGGTAACCAACCTGCAATGGCAAGAAGCTCAAGCATTTGCCCGTTGGGCCGGCAAACGCCTGCCGACTGAAGCCGAGTGGGAGTTTGCTGCCCACGGTCCCAACCGACAACTATATCCCTGGGGAAATGTGTTCGTTTCGGCAAACGCCAATACCAAAGAAAGTAAAAAAACCAGCACCATGCCGGTTGGTAGTTATCCGGAGGGCGCCAGTTTTTGTAGCGTGCTCGATATGGTGGGCAATGTGGCCGAGTGGACCGCCACAGAGTACGAGCCATATCCGGGCAGCAAAGCCAAACCGGAAGCTGGTCAAAAGGTAATTCGCGGAGGTGATTTCCGAAGCGACCGAGAAACAGCCACCACGACCGCTCGTTTTCTGGCGCCCCCTGAAACCCGCGACCTGGCCCTCGGGTTTCGGTGCGCCAAAGATATTTCCAGATGAAAGCAATCCCTGAAATGAACTGGAAACACGCTGCTGAATTTGGGCTGACTGGATTCATCGTGGTTGCGATGGCGATGTCGCCTGCATTAGCCCAGCGCAAATACCCAACGAGCGGCACTGACACCAGCCCAACTCCGTCCAAAAAACCAACCAAATCACCGAAAATCAAACCGGCACCGACCCCGTCAGCTCCGGTCAAACGCTGGGAAGACTCGCTCGAAAAAGGAAAAGCCGCCCGCAGTAAAAACGATTTCCCCGAGGCCGAACGGCAATTTGGTGAAGCTGTCCGGCTGGCTGAAACCGATACAAAATCCAGTCAGCCCTTGATTGAAAGCCTGACCGCCCTGGCTGATACCTTTTTTGCTCAGGAAAAATACACTGAAGCGGAACCACTCTGGCTCAAGGTGCTCGACCTCAAGCGAAAAACCTCTGGCGAACAAAATCCGGAAACAACCGCCGTTCAAAAGAAAATTGGGGAATTGTATGGCCTGCGAGCTGAAGCCCGAACGAAAGCTGGATTGATCGAAGAAGCTTTGCTTGATTACACGCGGGCAATTGAAGTTGTCCCACAAGCAACATTGTATGGCAACCGGGCCGACCTCAAAGCTGCCCGGAAGGAGTATGATGGGGCGCTGGCTGACTTTAAAAAAGCGGCTGAACTGGATCGGGAGAACGCAGGCTTTTATAACTCCAAAATAGCGGGCATTTTTGCGGCCCGCAGCACCGGAAAAAATAATGCCGGCGACTATGAAGGCGCGCTGGCCGACCTGAAACAGGCGATTGAACTCGACCCGGCAAGCACCAAAGTCTACGGCGGGATGCAAGTCAATGTGCTGGTCAATCGAGCGGTGGTTGAAATTAACAACGGAGACTATGATCGCGCCTTAACCACGTTCAATCAGGCACTTCAGCTTGATCCACAAAACCCAGCCACAACTGCCCGGCTTGGGGAGCTGTATGAAAACCGGGGTACGATCAACGCCAACAACGGTGACTATGAAGCAGCATTGGCCGACTTTGGTCGTGCCCAACAGGTGGACCCGGCTCGGGCACAAACGATTGCCCGGCGGCTGGCCACCGTGTATCTCAATCGCGGAACAGCACGCGCCAACAACGGCGATTATGATTCGGCGCTCAGTGATTTCCGCCAGGCTGTCGAAGTTGACCCAGCCAACGCCCCAGCCAATCGGAATAAACTGGCCGATCTCTATCACCAGCGAGCCGTTTTTAAGTTTAATCGCGGAGACTTTGACACCTGCATTGCCGATTGCACGGCAGCACTGGACCTCAATCCCAAACTGGCGGTTGGGTATGCCCGGCGGGCATTTGCCTACCAGAGCAAAAATCGAATCAAAGAAGCCAAAGCCGATTCTCTCAAGGCCAAAGAACTGGACTCAGGAATCCAGACGCCGTTTTAGGGTAACGGGAAACAATCAAAGGACATAAAGGACTGAAAGGACGAAAAGGACAAAAAGAACGAAAAGAGAATCAATTCGAAAATCCCGAACCCGAAGCTCTGACAGGATGACCGGCTGACAAGGTGACAGAGTGATTTTTTCATCCCTCATCCTTCATCCCTCATCCCTTCCAAAAACCCTGAACCCTACTGATACAATCCTTCCAAAATATCGCGATAGCGTTCGGAGACAACCTTGCGTTTGACTTTGAGGGTTGGGGTGATTTCATCGGCCTCAATGCTCAGATCATGGTCCAAAATTGCAAATTTCTTCATCGCTTCAGTTGAGGAAACTCTGGCGTTGACACCTTCGACAATGCCCTTGACCAGCGCCACAATCTCCGGATGACGGGTGAGTTCGGCAAAGGAGCCAAATTCAAGCCCTTTGGAGCGGGCATATTCTTCGGTTTCAAGCTGGTTGAGGGTGATCAAAGCGACGATAAAGCTTTTGTTATCACCATAAGCCATGGCCTGGCTGATGAGATGATTTTCCTTGAGCAGGTTTTCAAGCAACGCTGGCGGCACTTTTTTCCCAGTTGAGGTAACAATCAATTCTTTCTTGCGCCCGGTAATTTTTAAAAACCCTTCGTCGTCAACTTCACCGAGGTCGCCAGTGTACACCCAACCATCCCGGAGCACTTCGGCGGTTTCTTCGGGTTGCTTGTAATACCCGCTGAATTGCATCTGGCTTCGAACCAGAATCTCGCCATCCTCGGCAATTCTGATTTCACATCCTTCCATTGCCGGGCCGACCGTCCCGAACTTATAGCGTTCAGGCCGGTTAAAGGCAACACAGATGTTTTCGGTCAACCCATATGCCTGGAGGAGTGGTAAACCGAACCCGCTAAAGAACTCGGCGATTTCCTGGGGCAATGGTGCCCCACCTGAAGTGGCAATCCGAATGCGACCTCCGAAATAACTTTTGATTTTTTGGGCAAATGGTTCCACCAGTTCGTCATACTGGGCCTGTAATTCCGCTGGAACCGATTCCCCTTTCTGTCGAAACTGGCTGACCTGTTTTCCGACCTCACGTGCCTGTTGAAACCTGGCCTGCTCCTCTGGCGGGAGCTTATGAACATCTCCCAGAATGCGCGCATAGATTTTTTCAAAAAAGCGCGGCAGGCTGCCAAACACGGTCGGTTTGACTTCGAGCATGTAGTCCCACAACTTCGTCAAATCATCCACAAAGTAAGCCGCCGCCCCAGCATTGAGGCGGTTATAAAGCCCTGAAATTCGCTCGGCAACGTGGCAATAGGGCAAATAGGAAAATGATGTGTCGTCTGACTGAATCGGAATCGAGCCTTCAAGTGACCTGGCGCTATGCAAAATATACCGATGGCTCAGGCAGGCACCTTTCGGTAAACCCGTCGTGCCTGACGTGTAAACCATAATCGCCGTATCATCCACGCTGGCACCTTCAGCTCGGCGCTCTAATTCACCTGCGGTTTCCAACCGGCGGGACTTTCCAAAGTCAAGAAACTCACGATAGCTGATCACACCCTCGTGTGCCTGGGCGGCAGATTCTGAAAGGCAAAGAATCGCTTTGACATGCGGGAGCTGGTCACGAACCGAGAGCACTTTTTCAAGCTGGCCACGAGTATCAACCAGGACAAACTCAGCGTCCGAATGGTTGATAATGTACTGGCATTGTTCGGCTGAATTGGTCGGATAGAGCCCAACACTGATGCCTCCAGCGGCAATCGTGCCCAGATCGGCCACTGGCCACTCCGGGACAGTCTTCATCAGGATGCAAACCGAACGCTGGGGAGTCAGTCCATTCGCAATCAATGCCGAAGCAAAATTGTGAACATCCTCGTCAAACTGATCCCAGGTGCTGCCAACCCACTGG
This genomic window contains:
- a CDS encoding transposase, whose product is RLIEMLTYKCQSVGINVVTIEESYTSKCSFLDGEAVEKQARYAGKRIHRGLFRTGRGLLLNADVNAALNLINKAFPDAFGPGPEARGHGMADWVVNPVRVTPFGKAVSATSKREATCEHQMYGSVSQARPSAPILGLGTKVCQI
- a CDS encoding TonB-dependent receptor → MVILAETFFGSAINFHALAQSGGATTGEVTGLVIDVQGGGVAGVNVMAQRIETGLIRQTQTDASGQFRLLQLPPGLYRLTVEAAGFHKQTSEVTISIGTSETVDFQLVIEGAQEVMEITASDDEFRKNQVRRKTESSTIINQLLVNNLPINQRDFLDFSRTSARVTEDRIPSQGVSSTSKLSFNGQASRFNNINVDGLDNNDAGVGAGRSTFSQESVREFQIISDSFSAEFGRSLGGIINIVTRGGSNAVHGTLFGFFRNEALSARNAFSEIDPPFKQAQFGAIVGGPIKRDKAFFFTSFERRSIRQSNIVTITDETIASIQRQGFQVRNGPIPFSVGNSAVLGRLDINLTPSTTFWMRFNDTFNYDGNFEPFGGLTAETSAGLQRLRDTSGALGAIYVNARLNLVNETRFLISHRTQQVQPPSSGGQVNLVASGGNVIFGQSTLVPGDRDVNIFQLSDTVALVHGTHQIKFGGDFLHAPGVASITSVQKGLASFLPLSFSVPGRPAPITFTALEAFDPTLRSTEQRAFLRFLATVLPQQFPQFPANTPLDRLGLPMGFQQGFGQPRTDVGEVTYASAFAQDEWTVRPNLLLKAGLRFDLEAASILPTTKRTWSPRFALSYNPTQVPRLNIRASYGMFFAVTPFSSLVFSNLTTTNRLKLIGIPFPFSILAFGSPGNGLPVADDPPSDFPVFPQFQFKLVVDPNLKQSYTQQAVLELNWLVARKWTVSATYSLVQGRRLVAVRDINPVVRPVPGNPLQGVLVGRVDPTRGPTPQLESGFGSSYHGMTLALSRHPSETVGFSAHYTFSKAIDNFLDPIRGDLATAHNSLQPALERGLSVQDVRHRFIASGQWKPNFFRHPLLRDYRIATIIRLESGRPYNLLAGIDVNMNGDFPPADRPLVNGVPLGRNVGITPGLATVDLRLTRTLKLKETVSLELIAEGFNLLNHTNINQINNVFPPDVQGNFNLPTQQGSRYSAPPDRWRSAFAARQFQLGFRLSF
- a CDS encoding SUMF1/EgtB/PvdO family nonheme iron enzyme; this encodes MKRCPSCNSIFQSQQLFCPQDGQELETGCILDNKYQLDELIGEGGMGQVYRATHIHIGTQFAVKVLKQDLVSDPSSVERFRREARAAAQIRHPNAVQVTDFGADRESGMVYLVMELLDGISLRTRLSQKERLSPEEIMLILAQVCSALHVAHSKGIVHRDIKPDNIFLSHSDTGPFIVKVLDFGLAKLKKAIDETASSITQTGTLLGTPCYMSPEQCMAEPLDTRSDIYSLGVVIYQMFVGTVPFPGPGISKILMQHCQFPPPRPRRKVPDLPVVVETVILRALEKEPANRQQTMEELFFQLETAFAQTDYKIPIPAKITWRSASGEAPLAEISSDKFLNKKELDSQETIESKGVAVGTAEPGLSISMDQKLTIPPPSTPPNLSAIHKPKVNFSDTAAMAQPVSSPPSNPLLKSQPSLEVPVLVTPEPTSKLKLILMIVVVLVVVGTGIGLVLNFNRTASPAGTPEKTTPGSEVPPGMVLVPGGAMMMGNNASTDSAEKPEHEVQVGSFLIDTVEVTNEEFLKFIQATNQPAPPHWKNGTYPPGEGKYPVTNLQWQEAQAFARWAGKRLPTEAEWEFAAHGPNRQLYPWGNVFVSANANTKESKKTSTMPVGSYPEGASFCSVLDMVGNVAEWTATEYEPYPGSKAKPEAGQKVIRGGDFRSDRETATTTARFLAPPETRDLALGFRCAKDISR
- a CDS encoding tetratricopeptide repeat protein → MNWKHAAEFGLTGFIVVAMAMSPALAQRKYPTSGTDTSPTPSKKPTKSPKIKPAPTPSAPVKRWEDSLEKGKAARSKNDFPEAERQFGEAVRLAETDTKSSQPLIESLTALADTFFAQEKYTEAEPLWLKVLDLKRKTSGEQNPETTAVQKKIGELYGLRAEARTKAGLIEEALLDYTRAIEVVPQATLYGNRADLKAARKEYDGALADFKKAAELDRENAGFYNSKIAGIFAARSTGKNNAGDYEGALADLKQAIELDPASTKVYGGMQVNVLVNRAVVEINNGDYDRALTTFNQALQLDPQNPATTARLGELYENRGTINANNGDYEAALADFGRAQQVDPARAQTIARRLATVYLNRGTARANNGDYDSALSDFRQAVEVDPANAPANRNKLADLYHQRAVFKFNRGDFDTCIADCTAALDLNPKLAVGYARRAFAYQSKNRIKEAKADSLKAKELDSGIQTPF
- a CDS encoding long-chain fatty acid--CoA ligase; protein product: MDYPNIYSLFRNRVEQFRGQQVFYTRQNDQWVGSTWDQFDEDVHNFASALIANGLTPQRSVCILMKTVPEWPVADLGTIAAGGISVGLYPTNSAEQCQYIINHSDAEFVLVDTRGQLEKVLSVRDQLPHVKAILCLSESAAQAHEGVISYREFLDFGKSRRLETAGELERRAEGASVDDTAIMVYTSGTTGLPKGACLSHRYILHSARSLEGSIPIQSDDTSFSYLPYCHVAERISGLYNRLNAGAAAYFVDDLTKLWDYMLEVKPTVFGSLPRFFEKIYARILGDVHKLPPEEQARFQQAREVGKQVSQFRQKGESVPAELQAQYDELVEPFAQKIKSYFGGRIRIATSGGAPLPQEIAEFFSGFGLPLLQAYGLTENICVAFNRPERYKFGTVGPAMEGCEIRIAEDGEILVRSQMQFSGYYKQPEETAEVLRDGWVYTGDLGEVDDEGFLKITGRKKELIVTSTGKKVPPALLENLLKENHLISQAMAYGDNKSFIVALITLNQLETEEYARSKGLEFGSFAELTRHPEIVALVKGIVEGVNARVSSTEAMKKFAILDHDLSIEADEITPTLKVKRKVVSERYRDILEGLYQ